The following are encoded together in the Kineosporiaceae bacterium genome:
- the yidD gene encoding membrane protein insertion efficiency factor YidD codes for MSGRLLWVARFTWNVPRNVLIGFIRLWRAVLSPLYGPTCKYYPSCSAYGLDAVRAHGAVRGTALTLWRIARCNPWSDGGIDDVPVARSRRIAWTAPWPLRPGLTDAGLPEATEGSAGTATCAHPHDPTPPARRAA; via the coding sequence ATGAGCGGGCGGTTGCTGTGGGTCGCACGATTCACGTGGAACGTGCCGCGCAACGTTCTCATCGGCTTCATCCGCCTGTGGCGCGCCGTCCTCTCACCCTTGTACGGACCGACCTGTAAGTACTACCCGTCGTGTTCTGCCTACGGCCTGGACGCCGTCCGGGCGCACGGCGCCGTCCGAGGCACGGCGCTGACTCTCTGGCGGATCGCTCGCTGCAATCCGTGGAGCGACGGCGGGATCGATGATGTGCCGGTCGCGCGGTCTCGCCGGATCGCGTGGACGGCACCCTGGCCGTTGCGCCCTGGGTTGACCGACGCCGGGCTTCCCGAGGCCACCGAGGGGTCCGCCGGGACCGCGACGTGCGCCCACCCCCACGACCCCACGCCGCCTGCACGGCGTGCCGCCTGA